A single region of the Desulfovibrio sp. genome encodes:
- the motA gene encoding flagellar motor stator protein MotA, which produces MYLLIGLVIVAASVGTGYTMAHGEWGVLFQPAEFIIILGCGLGAFFGSQTKYTFGLVVKSLKHLFADPGSSKNHYLETLALLYALFSKMHREGVISIESDVEKPESSPIFSKYPNISKDAVLVNFVGDTLRVYLTTGDPADIDSLMDVDIETMREEGILPAHAVAHMAESLPGMGIVACVLGVVLAMGKINEPPEVLGHYIAAALVGTFFGILACYGLFGPMGAKLENYVAEEHFYFNAIKEAVAAAIRGSTPLIAVEYGRRAIPYPFRPSFAEMEERLKSG; this is translated from the coding sequence ATGTACTTACTTATAGGACTGGTCATTGTTGCGGCTTCAGTCGGCACGGGCTACACCATGGCCCATGGCGAATGGGGCGTTCTTTTTCAGCCCGCCGAGTTCATCATTATTCTGGGTTGCGGCCTTGGAGCTTTTTTTGGTTCGCAGACCAAATACACCTTTGGCCTGGTTGTCAAAAGCCTCAAACACCTATTTGCCGACCCTGGTTCCAGCAAAAATCACTACCTTGAGACTCTTGCCCTATTGTACGCGCTCTTTTCCAAAATGCACCGCGAGGGCGTGATCAGTATTGAAAGCGATGTTGAAAAACCCGAATCCAGCCCAATTTTCAGCAAATATCCTAATATTTCCAAAGATGCCGTGCTGGTGAACTTTGTGGGCGACACGCTGCGCGTGTACCTGACCACCGGCGACCCCGCAGATATCGACAGCCTCATGGATGTGGATATCGAGACCATGCGTGAAGAAGGTATTTTGCCTGCCCACGCAGTGGCGCACATGGCCGAATCACTGCCGGGCATGGGTATTGTGGCCTGCGTTCTGGGCGTGGTTTTGGCCATGGGCAAGATCAATGAACCGCCGGAAGTTCTTGGCCACTATATCGCGGCAGCGCTTGTCGGCACGTTTTTTGGTATTCTTGCCTGTTATGGCCTCTTTGGCCCCATGGGCGCAAAGCTTGAAAACTACGTGGCCGAAGAACATTTTTATTTTAACGCCATCAAGGAAGCCGTAGCTGCCGCCATTCGCGGATCAACTCCGCTGATCGCCGTGGAATATGGACGCAGGGCCATACCCTACCCCTTCCGTCCGTCTTTTGCAGAAATGGAAGAACGGCTCAAGAGCGGTTAA
- a CDS encoding cytochrome ubiquinol oxidase subunit I has protein sequence MDVVMLSRLQFAVAVFFHFIFVPLTLGLSVILAWMETRYVRTGDEFWKKQAKFWGKLFLINFTLGVVTGITLEFQFGTNWSRYSEYVGDIFGSLLAIEATVAFFLESTFLAVWHFGWKRVGKKMHLASIYIVAFAGNLSALWIILANGFMQHPVGYTINETVGRAELANFWQVVTNGYAWGMYAHTVLASWALGGFFVLGVSAWHLLRKSQVDFFRASFKMAAPFTLILVLLLGLSGDQQGKTVAQVQPAKLAALESHWETGRNVPFYLLAWPDEANEGNKVQAIGIPGLLSWIAYGDTNAEVKGLKDFAKEDRPPVMPTFLSFRGMIAMAGLFVLLAVGAFLQRKKDEPCPLLLKALVWNIPLPYVAIMLGWAVAEIGRQPWIVYGLMRTSDAVSPVPAENVAISLGAFIVVYSLLGLLDIYLLRKYAIKGPDAQEV, from the coding sequence ATGGACGTTGTAATGCTTTCGCGTTTGCAATTCGCTGTGGCCGTTTTTTTCCATTTCATATTCGTACCGCTTACGCTCGGTCTTTCCGTCATCCTTGCCTGGATGGAAACCCGCTATGTGCGTACCGGAGACGAATTCTGGAAAAAACAAGCCAAATTTTGGGGAAAACTTTTTCTCATCAACTTTACCCTGGGCGTGGTGACGGGCATCACGCTTGAGTTCCAGTTCGGCACCAACTGGTCCCGCTACTCGGAATACGTGGGCGATATTTTCGGCTCCCTGCTGGCGATTGAAGCTACGGTGGCCTTTTTTCTGGAATCCACGTTCCTTGCAGTGTGGCACTTTGGCTGGAAACGCGTTGGCAAAAAAATGCATCTTGCCTCAATTTACATTGTGGCATTTGCGGGCAACCTTTCCGCCCTGTGGATCATTCTTGCCAACGGCTTTATGCAGCACCCGGTGGGCTATACCATCAATGAGACCGTCGGGCGCGCCGAGCTTGCCAACTTCTGGCAGGTGGTGACCAATGGCTACGCCTGGGGTATGTACGCGCATACGGTGCTGGCATCGTGGGCGCTGGGCGGCTTTTTTGTGCTGGGTGTTTCGGCTTGGCATTTGCTGCGCAAGAGCCAGGTGGACTTTTTCAGGGCCTCCTTCAAGATGGCCGCGCCTTTCACCCTGATTCTTGTTTTGCTGCTGGGCCTTTCTGGCGATCAGCAGGGCAAGACGGTGGCCCAGGTGCAGCCTGCCAAGCTGGCCGCGCTGGAATCCCACTGGGAAACCGGGCGCAACGTGCCCTTCTACCTGCTGGCATGGCCTGACGAAGCCAATGAGGGCAACAAGGTTCAGGCCATTGGCATTCCCGGCCTGCTGAGCTGGATTGCCTACGGCGACACCAACGCCGAAGTGAAGGGTCTCAAGGACTTTGCCAAGGAAGACCGCCCCCCGGTCATGCCTACCTTCCTGAGCTTCCGCGGCATGATCGCCATGGCAGGCCTGTTTGTGCTGCTGGCCGTGGGCGCTTTTTTGCAACGCAAAAAGGACGAACCCTGCCCCCTGCTGCTCAAGGCGCTGGTATGGAACATCCCCCTGCCCTACGTTGCCATCATGCTGGGTTGGGCAGTGGCCGAAATTGGCCGCCAGCCCTGGATCGTTTATGGTCTCATGCGCACTTCCGACGCGGTTTCGCCAGTTCCAGCCGAGAATGTCGCCATTTCGCTGGGTGCGTTCATAGTGGTGTATTCCCTGCTTGGCCTTCTGGACATTTACTTGCTGCGTAAATACGCCATCAAGGGCCCTGACGCCCAGGAGGTATAG
- a CDS encoding flagellar motor protein MotB → MGGGAWKVAYADFVTAMMAFFLLLWILSMVPPDTKAGLAAYFSGERNFDSSSTSPISNNPFIQNTDKIDARDLKINEVEKSHYAIAQKIKQMLMADAVPQNSSGISADDVGVQLRVNSDVMFRPGSVDLLPEGTKVLEAVLKLMNEYNLYLVVRGHADSTEARPPYPSAWELSGARASAMVHYLAEKGIKPTRMRAVSYGDTRPLKPGIDEQSRAMNRRVEFFFHRPEVMSYSVVY, encoded by the coding sequence ATGGGCGGCGGCGCATGGAAAGTGGCGTATGCCGACTTTGTTACGGCCATGATGGCCTTCTTCCTTCTGTTGTGGATCCTCAGCATGGTGCCGCCCGACACCAAGGCAGGCCTTGCCGCGTACTTCAGCGGCGAGCGCAATTTTGACTCCAGCTCCACATCCCCCATATCCAACAATCCGTTCATCCAGAACACGGATAAAATTGATGCGCGCGACCTCAAAATCAACGAGGTTGAAAAGTCGCACTACGCCATTGCGCAAAAAATCAAGCAGATGCTCATGGCAGATGCCGTGCCGCAAAATTCCTCGGGCATCAGCGCGGATGACGTGGGTGTGCAGTTGCGCGTCAATTCGGACGTCATGTTTCGGCCCGGCAGCGTTGACCTGCTGCCCGAAGGCACCAAGGTGCTGGAAGCGGTGCTGAAACTCATGAACGAATACAATCTTTACCTTGTGGTGCGCGGGCACGCTGACTCCACCGAGGCCAGACCGCCATATCCCTCAGCGTGGGAGCTTTCCGGAGCGCGCGCATCGGCCATGGTGCATTATCTCGCCGAAAAGGGCATCAAGCCCACGCGCATGCGCGCTGTGAGTTACGGCGATACGCGCCCCCTCAAGCCGGGCATTGACGAACAGAGCCGCGCCATGAACCGGCGGGTGGAATTTTTCTTCCATCGGCCGGAGGTCATGTCGTACAGCGTGGTGTACTAG
- the htpG gene encoding molecular chaperone HtpG, producing MAEAGKNSRQFRAEVRKVLHILTNSLYTNREIFLRELVSNASDALDKLRYRMNRGESPRLADIPLEIRISLDKDAKVLTIADTGVGMTADELAENLGTIARSGSEQFLADIAAENAANGSDAAKAEAGEEGETSGPVDAANIIGRFGVGFYSVFMVASKVEVTSRPAFGDDAEASVWISDGLGTFTVEPATGDEPARGTVIKAWLKDDAAEFAEKFRVESVIRKHSAFVPFPVLVDGERVNTQPALWREPKFSVTKEQYDSFYKALTYDAKEPLDTLHLSVDAPVQFNALLFTPDSAQDFFGADREFWGLDLYARRVLIQHRNKELVPEYLAFLKGVVDTEDLPLNISRETLQENVVLRKINQVLVKQTLAHLEKLAKDDAEKYSRFWKLHGKVFKLGYHDYANRERISALLRFNSSSLADADALTSLDEYMARAPEGQKTIWYVAAPNREAARLNPHMERFRRKGIEVLWLYEPVDEFVMDGLSKYKDWEFKSVETAADDALKDFSDKEQPEHEAAAPLSDDDSASFDALLGKMKEILGDKVTDVRVSHRLADSPAVLVSPDGGLSSSMEKLLKVMQKDDSIPVKVLEVNRDHPLLRSMLRMFKADADDRILADMTGCLFDSSLLLDGYLKDPQALAARTGKLLEEAAAWYTEVRKI from the coding sequence ATGGCAGAGGCTGGTAAGAATTCCCGCCAATTCCGCGCTGAGGTGCGCAAAGTCCTGCATATCCTCACCAATTCGCTCTATACAAATCGCGAAATTTTTTTGAGGGAACTTGTTTCCAACGCCTCGGACGCGTTGGATAAATTGCGTTATCGCATGAACAGGGGCGAAAGCCCGCGTCTTGCAGATATTCCCCTTGAAATCCGCATCAGCCTGGACAAGGACGCCAAGGTTCTGACCATTGCAGATACCGGCGTTGGCATGACCGCAGATGAACTGGCTGAAAACCTTGGCACCATTGCCAGATCCGGCTCAGAGCAGTTCTTGGCCGATATTGCGGCTGAAAATGCCGCCAACGGCAGCGATGCGGCAAAGGCCGAAGCCGGGGAGGAGGGCGAAACCTCCGGTCCTGTGGATGCAGCCAACATTATTGGCCGTTTTGGTGTGGGCTTTTATTCCGTCTTTATGGTGGCAAGCAAGGTGGAAGTTACCTCGCGTCCGGCTTTTGGCGATGATGCCGAGGCCAGCGTGTGGATCAGCGACGGGCTTGGTACCTTTACCGTTGAACCCGCAACCGGGGATGAACCCGCGCGCGGCACGGTCATCAAGGCATGGCTCAAGGACGATGCCGCCGAATTTGCGGAGAAGTTCCGCGTTGAGTCGGTTATCCGCAAGCATTCTGCCTTTGTTCCCTTCCCTGTCCTCGTGGACGGCGAGCGGGTCAACACCCAGCCCGCCCTGTGGCGCGAGCCAAAGTTCTCGGTCACCAAGGAACAGTACGATTCCTTTTACAAAGCCCTGACCTATGACGCCAAGGAGCCGCTGGACACCCTGCATCTTTCTGTGGATGCGCCCGTGCAGTTCAATGCCCTTTTGTTCACGCCCGATTCGGCGCAGGATTTTTTTGGTGCCGATCGTGAATTCTGGGGGCTTGATCTTTATGCCCGCCGCGTGCTCATCCAGCACCGCAACAAAGAGCTGGTGCCTGAATATCTGGCCTTTCTCAAAGGTGTGGTCGATACGGAAGACCTGCCCCTGAACATCTCGCGCGAGACGCTTCAGGAAAACGTGGTGCTGCGCAAGATCAATCAGGTGCTGGTCAAGCAGACCCTGGCCCATCTTGAAAAGCTGGCAAAGGACGATGCGGAAAAATACAGCCGCTTCTGGAAGTTGCACGGCAAGGTTTTCAAGCTGGGGTATCACGACTACGCCAACCGAGAACGTATCAGCGCCTTGCTGCGTTTCAATTCCTCGTCCCTTGCGGATGCGGATGCGCTCACCAGCCTTGATGAATACATGGCCCGCGCGCCAGAAGGGCAAAAGACCATCTGGTATGTGGCAGCGCCCAACCGGGAGGCCGCACGGCTCAATCCGCACATGGAGCGCTTCCGCCGCAAGGGCATTGAAGTGCTGTGGCTGTATGAGCCTGTGGACGAATTTGTCATGGACGGTCTTTCCAAGTACAAGGACTGGGAATTCAAGTCGGTGGAAACAGCGGCGGACGATGCCCTGAAAGACTTTTCCGACAAGGAACAGCCGGAACACGAGGCCGCCGCGCCGCTCTCTGACGACGATTCAGCAAGTTTTGACGCCCTGCTCGGCAAGATGAAGGAAATCCTGGGCGACAAAGTGACGGACGTGCGGGTTTCTCACCGTCTGGCAGACAGCCCCGCAGTGCTGGTTTCGCCCGATGGCGGCCTGTCGTCCTCCATGGAAAAGCTGCTCAAGGTCATGCAGAAGGATGACTCCATCCCCGTGAAGGTGCTGGAGGTCAACCGCGATCATCCCCTGCTGCGCAGCATGCTGCGCATGTTCAAGGCTGACGCGGACGACAGGATCCTGGCCGACATGACGGGCTGCCTGTTTGACTCCAGCCTGTTGCTTGACGGCTACCTCAAGGATCCTCAGGCATTGGCGGCCCGCACGGGCAAACTGCTTGAAGAGGCCGCCGCCTGGTACACGGAAGTACGTAAAATATAG
- a CDS encoding FAD-binding and (Fe-S)-binding domain-containing protein, producing MPHKGPHISISPDYVVNRILRINIDDFAEWPESVRNLAIAIAEELFLVAYNPFINAETVRTSVRESYDKESVSLAHYYATAISEGLTMFWSAHEAETAFRAKLVDALHGVLPDECILTNPAAMVESATDATDLRMELPLLVVEPDNTEQVAELVKLANDMKFALIPRGGGSGMTGGAVPARKRTVIVSLTRLTRIGPVDLEAMTVTCQAGAITQAVINAVDAEGALFSVDPASKQASTIGGNVSENAGGPSAFEYGTTLDNLLWWRMVTPTGEIITVERENHPRHKILPDETAVFVVKDVSGGVRNVVHLRGDEIRLPGLGKDVTNKVLGGLPGMQKEGVDGIITEACFIVHPKPKHSRVMVLEFFGRSMHPAAVVVRELVALRNRIRQEGDYAHLSAMEEFNAKYVQAIEYKRKSEKYEGSPISVIILQVDGDDPYLLDKCVGDIVSVVEQQDNVDIIVAADEKEGERFWEDRHRLSAIAKRTSGFKMNEDVVIPMDRIPDFALFLEQINLECTAASYRYALQEVGRLPGFPMEDKDFNREFSQASKAASGDVAATDISDMELAARAEDFLAKLKEKYPHLAKKIDKIREYMDASRIVVASHMHAGDGNCHVNIPVNSNDAHMLEEAEETAARIMAECQEMGGEVSGEHGIGITKIAFFGKDKMDALRAFKERVDPRDVMNPAKLVFRELPVRPFTFSFNRLIRDIRESGLPDKEKLISLLTSIQVCTRCGKCKQVCSMCYPERSMQYHPRNKNMVLGMLLEAVYYSQVNKGRIEESLHKALRDIVEHCTACGRCMANCPVKIPSGEVALTLRALLEHEGAGGHPIKGHALEWLSRDIQHRVPKAAKMASLGQKMQNKFLGFVPDMWKRRLKSPLFSGRGPKMGYTNLYETLKLHRGSIFAPAEPTPGMPCVLYFPGCGGALFYDRIGVSSIMLLLKAGFAVAVPPRHMCCGFPLLAAGMDTAFEDNMAQNRQYLAAMLRNLAKLGFDCRHMVTACGSCRDGLERLHMETQFPQLTLRDVGQLTLPLLDKDKLKAPLPEGSKVLYHGACHCEWADVHKIKGQKQIIKALGDFSGAKITLNPGCCGESGMGAMTSPDIYNLLRSRKQTRLGEAFEQGNDGPVIVGCPSCKIGIGRCLINMRDKRPVMHVVEWLAGQVDGEDRRQTFRKKVNEVRGEVRVIDVK from the coding sequence ATGCCCCACAAGGGTCCGCATATCTCCATTTCTCCCGACTATGTAGTGAACAGGATTCTGCGCATCAACATTGATGACTTTGCAGAATGGCCCGAATCTGTGCGCAACCTGGCCATCGCCATAGCCGAAGAACTTTTTCTGGTGGCCTACAACCCCTTTATCAATGCGGAAACCGTGCGCACCAGCGTGCGCGAAAGCTATGACAAGGAATCGGTCTCCCTGGCGCACTATTACGCCACGGCCATCAGTGAAGGCCTCACCATGTTCTGGTCGGCCCACGAGGCCGAAACCGCCTTCCGCGCCAAGCTGGTGGACGCCCTGCACGGCGTTTTGCCCGATGAATGCATTCTGACCAATCCCGCCGCCATGGTGGAATCGGCGACAGACGCCACCGACTTGCGCATGGAACTGCCCCTGCTGGTGGTTGAGCCGGACAATACCGAGCAGGTGGCCGAGCTTGTGAAGCTCGCCAACGATATGAAGTTTGCGCTCATTCCGCGCGGCGGCGGCTCCGGCATGACCGGCGGCGCGGTGCCCGCGCGCAAGCGCACGGTTATTGTCAGCCTTACCCGGCTGACGCGCATCGGGCCTGTTGACCTTGAAGCCATGACCGTCACCTGTCAGGCAGGGGCCATCACCCAGGCCGTCATCAACGCGGTGGATGCCGAGGGCGCGCTGTTTTCCGTTGACCCGGCTTCCAAGCAGGCCTCGACCATCGGCGGCAACGTTTCTGAAAACGCGGGCGGCCCCAGCGCCTTTGAATACGGCACCACGCTGGACAACCTGCTGTGGTGGCGCATGGTCACGCCCACGGGTGAAATCATCACCGTTGAGCGTGAAAACCACCCCCGCCACAAGATTCTTCCGGATGAAACCGCCGTCTTTGTGGTCAAGGACGTGAGCGGCGGCGTGCGCAACGTGGTACACCTGCGCGGCGACGAAATCCGCCTGCCGGGCCTTGGCAAGGACGTAACCAACAAGGTTCTGGGCGGCCTGCCGGGCATGCAGAAAGAAGGCGTGGACGGCATCATTACCGAAGCCTGCTTTATTGTTCACCCCAAGCCCAAGCACAGCCGCGTCATGGTGCTTGAATTCTTTGGCCGCTCCATGCACCCCGCCGCCGTGGTGGTGCGCGAACTGGTGGCCCTGCGCAACCGCATCCGGCAGGAAGGCGACTACGCCCACCTGTCGGCCATGGAAGAATTCAACGCCAAGTACGTGCAGGCCATCGAATACAAGCGCAAGTCCGAGAAATACGAGGGCTCGCCCATTTCGGTCATCATCCTTCAGGTGGATGGCGACGATCCCTACCTGCTCGACAAGTGCGTCGGCGACATCGTGAGCGTTGTGGAACAGCAGGACAACGTGGACATCATCGTTGCCGCTGATGAAAAAGAAGGCGAACGCTTCTGGGAAGACCGCCACAGGCTCTCGGCCATCGCCAAACGCACCTCCGGCTTCAAGATGAACGAGGACGTGGTCATCCCCATGGACCGCATCCCCGACTTCGCGCTGTTCCTCGAGCAGATCAACCTGGAATGCACGGCGGCCTCCTACCGTTACGCCTTGCAGGAAGTGGGTCGTCTGCCGGGCTTCCCCATGGAAGACAAGGACTTTAACCGCGAGTTTTCGCAGGCCTCCAAGGCCGCCTCGGGCGATGTTGCCGCCACCGACATTTCGGATATGGAACTGGCCGCCCGCGCCGAGGACTTTCTTGCCAAGCTCAAGGAAAAATACCCCCATCTTGCCAAAAAGATCGACAAGATCAGGGAGTACATGGATGCCAGCCGCATTGTGGTTGCCAGCCACATGCACGCGGGCGATGGCAACTGCCATGTGAACATTCCCGTGAACTCCAACGATGCCCACATGCTTGAAGAAGCGGAAGAAACCGCAGCCCGCATCATGGCCGAGTGCCAGGAGATGGGCGGCGAGGTTTCGGGCGAACACGGCATCGGCATCACCAAGATCGCCTTTTTCGGCAAGGACAAGATGGACGCCCTGCGCGCTTTCAAAGAGCGCGTGGACCCCCGCGATGTGATGAATCCGGCCAAGCTGGTGTTCCGTGAACTGCCGGTGCGCCCCTTTACCTTCTCGTTCAACCGACTGATCCGCGATATTCGCGAAAGCGGCCTGCCCGACAAGGAAAAGCTCATCAGCCTGCTCACCTCCATTCAGGTCTGCACACGCTGCGGCAAGTGCAAGCAGGTCTGCTCCATGTGCTATCCCGAGCGCTCCATGCAGTACCATCCCCGCAACAAGAACATGGTGCTGGGCATGCTGCTGGAGGCTGTGTACTACAGCCAGGTCAACAAGGGCCGCATCGAGGAAAGCCTGCACAAGGCCCTGCGCGATATTGTGGAGCACTGCACCGCCTGTGGCCGCTGCATGGCCAACTGCCCGGTCAAGATTCCCTCGGGCGAGGTGGCCCTCACCCTGCGCGCCCTGCTGGAACACGAAGGCGCTGGCGGGCACCCCATCAAGGGGCATGCCCTTGAGTGGCTCTCGCGCGATATCCAGCACCGAGTGCCCAAGGCGGCCAAAATGGCCTCCCTTGGACAAAAGATGCAGAACAAGTTTCTCGGTTTCGTGCCAGATATGTGGAAACGCCGCCTGAAGAGTCCGCTCTTTTCTGGCCGAGGCCCCAAGATGGGCTACACGAACCTGTATGAAACCCTCAAGCTGCACAGGGGTTCCATTTTTGCGCCTGCCGAGCCAACGCCGGGCATGCCCTGCGTCCTGTACTTTCCCGGTTGCGGCGGCGCGCTGTTCTATGACCGCATCGGCGTTTCATCCATCATGCTGCTGCTCAAGGCAGGCTTTGCCGTAGCCGTGCCGCCCCGGCACATGTGCTGCGGCTTCCCCTTGCTGGCTGCAGGCATGGATACGGCCTTTGAAGACAACATGGCCCAAAATCGGCAGTATCTGGCCGCCATGCTGCGCAATCTCGCCAAGCTTGGCTTTGACTGCAGGCATATGGTCACAGCCTGCGGCTCGTGCCGTGACGGACTTGAACGCCTGCACATGGAGACGCAGTTCCCCCAACTGACCCTGCGCGATGTGGGCCAGCTTACCCTGCCCCTGCTGGACAAGGACAAGCTCAAGGCTCCCCTGCCGGAAGGCTCCAAGGTGCTGTACCACGGCGCGTGCCACTGCGAATGGGCCGATGTGCACAAGATCAAGGGGCAAAAGCAGATCATCAAGGCGCTTGGCGACTTCAGCGGCGCCAAGATTACGCTCAACCCCGGCTGCTGCGGCGAATCGGGAATGGGCGCCATGACCTCGCCCGACATCTACAACCTGCTGCGTTCGCGCAAGCAGACGCGCCTTGGCGAAGCCTTTGAACAGGGCAATGACGGCCCCGTGATTGTGGGCTGCCCCTCGTGCAAGATCGGTATTGGCCGCTGCCTCATCAATATGCGTGACAAACGCCCTGTCATGCACGTGGTTGAATGGCTGGCCGGTCAGGTGGATGGTGAGGACCGCCGCCAGACCTTCCGCAAAAAGGTCAACGAAGTGCGCGGCGAAGTGCGCGTTATTGACGTAAAATAA
- the cydB gene encoding cytochrome d ubiquinol oxidase subunit II, with protein MLETIWFVLWALLWAVYFILDGFDLGLGALLPFLGKNESERRIMYNAAGPFWDGNEVWLISAGGVTFAAFPKAYAVMFSALYAPLLLLLFALIFRAVSFEFRNKVEHDSWRALWDGVHFLANLIPCVLLGVAFANLFMGIPIDAKGVYHGNLLGLLSIYGLAGGVFFLCMFLLHGSLWLAIKSTGSLQTRAVASATFLWPVMLLLLVVFLVLTAMYTKLYANFLAMPVLFVLPLLALAGLVGARVMLGAGKLWLAWACSAVFILGVTFFGVAGMFPGMIISSIDPAATVTAFNGASSQLTLKIMLGVALVMVPIVLAYQFWLYKTFSAPVTHDDLKDEHAY; from the coding sequence ATGTTGGAAACCATCTGGTTTGTGCTGTGGGCATTGTTGTGGGCCGTGTACTTTATTCTGGACGGTTTTGATCTGGGCCTTGGCGCGTTGCTGCCCTTTTTGGGCAAAAACGAGTCTGAGCGCCGCATCATGTACAATGCTGCCGGGCCCTTCTGGGACGGCAACGAAGTGTGGCTTATTTCCGCTGGCGGCGTGACCTTTGCGGCTTTTCCCAAGGCCTATGCGGTCATGTTCAGCGCGCTGTACGCCCCGCTGCTCCTGCTGCTGTTCGCCCTTATTTTCCGGGCTGTTTCCTTCGAGTTCCGCAACAAGGTGGAACACGACAGCTGGCGCGCCCTGTGGGACGGTGTGCATTTTCTTGCCAACCTGATCCCCTGCGTGCTTCTGGGCGTGGCTTTCGCCAACCTGTTCATGGGCATTCCCATTGACGCCAAGGGCGTGTACCACGGCAACCTACTTGGTCTGTTGAGCATTTACGGCCTTGCGGGCGGCGTGTTCTTTTTGTGCATGTTCCTGCTGCACGGCTCCCTGTGGCTGGCTATCAAGAGCACAGGCAGCCTGCAAACCCGCGCTGTGGCATCGGCCACCTTCCTGTGGCCTGTCATGCTGTTGCTGCTGGTGGTCTTTCTGGTTCTCACCGCCATGTACACCAAGCTGTATGCAAACTTTCTGGCCATGCCTGTTCTGTTTGTTCTGCCCTTGCTGGCGCTGGCGGGCCTTGTGGGCGCGCGCGTCATGCTGGGTGCGGGCAAGCTGTGGCTGGCCTGGGCGTGCAGCGCCGTGTTCATTCTTGGCGTTACCTTCTTTGGCGTGGCGGGCATGTTCCCCGGCATGATCATATCTTCCATTGATCCTGCCGCTACGGTCACGGCCTTTAACGGCGCTTCCAGCCAGCTGACGCTCAAGATCATGCTGGGTGTGGCCCTGGTCATGGTGCCTATCGTGCTTGCGTACCAGTTCTGGCTGTACAAGACCTTCTCCGCCCCTGTGACGCACGATGACCTCAAGGACGAACACGCCTACTAG